One genomic window of Ottowia oryzae includes the following:
- a CDS encoding YdgA family protein, with protein MNKNLGRALAVVAALGVLYAGTSMWLGKRVEARYTTLLDRLESQLGADKVAERHYDRGVFGATSTVVLQFRVSDSVPEPGEAPSPSEGADAGAAPHADAASGAEAAASAPGDAASAAVGAATAQKLAQTGGHAGNTVRITLRDDIRHGPLAGWRPGAARIRTQVVSVEGIGDETRKLFAKARAPEFVTYVGFGGGYDGRMSLPAGEMADPQRPASRAQWQAAEYDYRVNADATHVSGALRWPQLDFHAEGPADQSADAAEEESADAAAPATQAPAPGQPTTAVEIALKGLSMRFDYREVAGQWLMAPGKADGQIDELTFAHRGEAQTALQPALAMKGLRFDAETVDNGGLLDTVVRAAGAGSLAGAEFKELRYESRVTRIDAQALATAQRMLMAFMKADAGKPAPDNEAQMQAMIERFLSAKPTYSDRYSATANDGQKGEFGYSLVVGDLPATAAALPPDIPWAVRAMQRLQVKADLRLPKSFGPAVAGMLNSPGVTAAELTQMADEFVRRGWLKQDGEVWTGSAEYAQGALQVNGQPFSLAQLLMGGGGPEAGAAEEDDSTVDGVAGPGPQSTPAR; from the coding sequence GTGAACAAGAATTTGGGCCGCGCGTTGGCGGTAGTGGCTGCGCTGGGCGTGCTGTATGCGGGCACCAGCATGTGGCTGGGCAAACGTGTGGAAGCGCGCTACACCACGCTGCTGGATCGGCTGGAAAGCCAGCTGGGCGCCGACAAGGTGGCCGAACGGCACTATGACAGAGGCGTGTTTGGCGCCACCAGCACGGTGGTGCTGCAGTTTCGCGTGTCTGACAGCGTGCCTGAGCCGGGCGAGGCGCCTTCGCCATCGGAAGGCGCCGACGCAGGCGCCGCGCCGCACGCCGATGCCGCATCGGGCGCCGAAGCCGCAGCATCCGCCCCGGGCGATGCGGCCTCGGCGGCCGTTGGCGCGGCGACCGCGCAGAAGCTCGCGCAGACCGGCGGCCACGCTGGCAACACGGTGCGCATTACCCTGCGCGACGACATCCGCCATGGCCCGCTGGCCGGCTGGCGCCCCGGCGCCGCCCGCATTCGCACGCAGGTCGTCAGTGTGGAAGGCATCGGCGATGAAACGCGCAAGCTGTTCGCTAAAGCCAGAGCGCCGGAGTTCGTCACCTACGTCGGTTTTGGCGGGGGGTACGACGGCCGCATGAGCCTGCCCGCGGGCGAGATGGCGGACCCGCAACGCCCCGCCAGCCGGGCGCAGTGGCAGGCGGCGGAATACGACTACCGCGTCAACGCGGATGCCACCCACGTCAGCGGCGCACTGCGCTGGCCGCAACTGGACTTCCATGCCGAGGGGCCCGCCGATCAGAGCGCCGACGCCGCTGAAGAGGAAAGCGCCGACGCCGCTGCCCCAGCCACCCAGGCCCCGGCACCGGGCCAACCCACGACAGCTGTAGAGATCGCCCTCAAGGGCCTGTCGATGCGCTTTGACTACCGTGAGGTGGCCGGCCAATGGCTGATGGCGCCCGGCAAGGCAGACGGGCAGATCGACGAGCTCACCTTCGCGCACCGCGGCGAAGCACAAACTGCGCTTCAACCCGCCCTGGCGATGAAGGGCCTGCGCTTCGACGCCGAAACCGTGGACAACGGCGGGCTGCTGGATACGGTGGTTCGCGCCGCGGGCGCCGGCAGTCTGGCCGGCGCCGAATTCAAGGAGTTGCGCTACGAAAGCCGGGTTACGCGCATCGACGCGCAGGCGTTGGCCACCGCGCAGCGGATGCTGATGGCCTTCATGAAGGCGGATGCGGGCAAGCCCGCACCCGACAACGAGGCGCAGATGCAGGCGATGATCGAGCGCTTCTTGAGCGCCAAGCCGACTTACAGCGACCGCTACAGCGCCACCGCCAACGACGGGCAGAAGGGCGAGTTTGGCTACAGCCTGGTGGTGGGCGACCTACCGGCTACGGCAGCGGCGCTGCCACCGGATATCCCGTGGGCGGTTCGCGCGATGCAGCGCCTGCAGGTGAAGGCCGATCTGCGCCTGCCCAAGTCTTTTGGCCCCGCCGTGGCCGGCATGCTGAACTCACCCGGCGTCACGGCGGCGGAGCTGACCCAGATGGCCGACGAATTTGTGCGCCGCGGCTGGTTGAAGCAAGACGGTGAGGTCTGGACCGGCAGCGCCGAATACGCCCAGGGCGCTTTGCAGGTCAACGGCCAGCCGTTTTCGCTGGCGCAGCTGTTGATGGGCGGCGGTGGGCCGGAAGCCGGCGCCGCCGAGGAAGACGACAGCACCGTGGACGGTGTCGCTGGGCCTGGCCCTCAGTCGACGCCCGCGCGGTAA
- the uvrA gene encoding excinuclease ABC subunit UvrA, translating into MFAPAAFAPAPETPRMTTGSIRIRGARQHNLKNLDIDFRTGEMTVVTGPSGSGKSSLVFDTLYAEGQRRYVETFSAYARQFLDRMDKPAVDKVEGVPPAIAIDQTNPVRSSRSTVGTMTELNDHLKLLFARAGQLFDSQTALPVRHDSPDSIYAELRQRVASLAPVAGAAASDPRVVLTFAVELPATASADDVAQWLSAAGFTRVQAERTEGDKKVLDVVADRFRLGSAERARVVEAIEVALKRGSGRLTAYVLPDEAGQRPAAGPSQGGAAPSGGSEPGAAGSVGAPRPAAGPSQGGAAPSGGSEPGAAGSVGAPFIWRFSTGLHCPESDLRYHEPIPSMFSFNSPVGACETCRGFGRVIGVDWGLVIPDERLTLRAGAIKPIQTPAWKECQDDLMRHAESAGIPRDTPWNKLTAEQKAWVIEGTPNYKEGNWNKQWYGIRRFFQYLESKAYKMHIRVLLSKYRSYTPCPVCAGARLKTESLLWRVGSRADADAVLAGATTRFMPQGVAWTREQLDALPGLCLHDLMLLPIDRLRQFFDRLSASENIAAGADGAGAEGRLDSDSADAKALKLILEEITTRIRYLCDVGIGYLTLDRQSRTLSGGEVQRINLTTALGTSLVNTLFVLDEPSIGLHPRDMDRITEAMQRLKRAGNTLVVVEHDPAVMLAADRVLDFGPGPGAAGGRIVFDGTPAELRRADTLTGAYLGGRRTIGSGSARPVADNTPRLILEGASAHNLRHVDVAFPLQRLVTVTGVSGSGKSSLIQDVLAPALLRHFGRATETPGAHDRLLGTDYLSDVVFVDQSPIGKTARSNPVSYVGAWDPIRSLFANAPLSRQRGYTSAKFSFNSGDGRCPTCGGSGFEHVEMQFLSDVYLRCPDCDGKRYRPEILEVRIERQAVGAPEYQRARHLNVADVLDLTVAEAVQLFAHDREVIRALQPIVDVGLDYVKLGQPVPTLSGGEAQRLKLAGFLADAAKSQTASRQPAARKGTLFLFDEPTTGLHFDDIAKLMRAFRKLLDAGHSLIVIEHNLDVMRASDWLIDLGPEGGEGGGTVVAQGTPAEVALHPTSHTGAALRAYAQALGEGSALDLREPEVLYKTELLAQMGRAPEAKNAIEIVHAREHNLKNLSVDIPRGKFNVITGVSGSGKSTLAFDILFNEGQRRYLESLNAYARSIVQPAGRPEVDAVYGIPPTVAIEQRLSRGGRKSTVGTTTEVWHFLRLLYVKLGVQHCVHDDAPVQPQTPDRIAAQILSRYKGQVIGLLAPLVVGRKGVYTELADWARPRGFTHLRVDGDFLPTTGFPRIDRFKEHTIELPVMSLTVSPGNEAQLRESLTRALEHGKGVVHVLSDITGLRHAMDTGASTAQIGKVEVFSTKRACPICATSYAELDPRLFSYNSKHGWCPDCVGTGVKLTRDQRKALDDSVLAADQKGREQTFAEPDVEDVGHAVCPTCQGTRLNPIARHVRLEPGHVDGVAITDLARLSVHDLRTWFDGLALQGRDADIARDLLPEIKSRLEFLEQVGLGYLTLDRGAPTLSGGEAQRIRLAAQLGSNLQGVCYVLDEPTIGLHARDNRILLDALHTLSSKGNTLVVVEHDEDTIRRAEHVIDIGPGAGVRGGHLVAEGTVADVEAAPDSATGRYLRHAMRHPMHARRPVEADGPWLKLRGAYLHNLKDVDVDVPLKRLVAVTGVSGSGKSTLARDVLLASVQRFVRQEMKGKKAASASATSVGSYEINSHGLIGCTGLEGFGQIDRVLEVDQTPIGKTPRSCPATYIGFWDTVRKLFADTLEAKARGYGPGRFSFNTGEGRCPSCEGQGVRTIEMSFLPDVKVPCEVCHGARFNPETLAVTWRGKNVGDVLQMEVDDAVDFFASMPAISHPLQLLKDVGLGYLTLGQPSPTLSGGEAQRIKLVTELSKVRDDITRRGQKAPHTLYVLDEPTVGLHMQDVEKLIHVLHRLVDGGHSVVVIEHDLDLIAEADWIIDMGPEGGEGGGRLVAAGTPEDVVRAGTHTGVALAPVLARG; encoded by the coding sequence ATGTTTGCCCCCGCTGCGTTCGCACCCGCACCAGAGACACCACGTATGACCACCGGCTCCATCCGCATTCGCGGCGCCCGCCAGCACAACCTCAAGAACCTCGACATCGACTTCCGCACGGGCGAGATGACGGTGGTCACCGGCCCCAGCGGCTCGGGCAAGTCCAGCCTGGTGTTCGACACGCTGTACGCCGAAGGCCAGCGCCGCTATGTCGAGACCTTCAGCGCCTACGCGCGCCAGTTTCTGGACCGCATGGACAAGCCCGCGGTGGACAAGGTCGAAGGCGTGCCGCCCGCCATCGCCATCGACCAGACCAATCCGGTGCGCAGCTCGCGCTCCACCGTCGGCACGATGACCGAGCTGAACGACCACCTCAAGCTGCTGTTCGCCCGCGCCGGCCAGCTGTTCGACAGCCAGACCGCGCTGCCCGTGCGGCACGACTCGCCCGACAGCATCTACGCCGAGTTGAGGCAGCGCGTGGCCAGCCTGGCCCCCGTGGCCGGTGCGGCGGCCAGTGATCCGCGCGTGGTGCTGACCTTTGCGGTGGAGTTGCCCGCCACCGCCAGCGCCGACGACGTGGCGCAGTGGCTGTCGGCCGCGGGCTTCACGCGCGTGCAGGCCGAGCGGACCGAGGGTGACAAGAAAGTGCTGGACGTGGTGGCCGACCGCTTCCGCCTGGGCAGCGCCGAGCGCGCGCGCGTGGTTGAGGCGATCGAGGTGGCCCTCAAACGCGGCAGCGGGCGCCTGACGGCCTATGTGCTGCCGGACGAGGCTGGACAGCGCCCCGCCGCCGGGCCGTCCCAAGGTGGGGCAGCCCCCTCGGGGGGCAGCGAACCAGGCGCAGCCGGGAGCGTGGGGGCGCCACGCCCCGCCGCCGGGCCGTCCCAAGGTGGGGCAGCCCCCTCGGGGGGCAGCGAACCAGGCGCAGCCGGGAGCGTGGGGGCTCCATTCATTTGGAGGTTCTCTACAGGCCTGCACTGCCCCGAAAGCGATCTGCGCTACCACGAGCCGATCCCGTCGATGTTCTCGTTCAACTCGCCCGTGGGCGCGTGCGAAACCTGCCGGGGCTTTGGCCGCGTCATCGGCGTGGACTGGGGCCTGGTGATTCCGGATGAGCGCCTGACCTTGCGCGCGGGCGCCATCAAGCCCATCCAGACACCCGCCTGGAAGGAATGCCAGGACGACTTGATGCGCCACGCCGAAAGCGCCGGCATCCCGCGCGATACGCCCTGGAACAAGCTCACTGCCGAGCAAAAGGCCTGGGTGATCGAAGGCACGCCCAACTACAAAGAAGGCAACTGGAACAAGCAGTGGTACGGCATCCGCCGCTTCTTCCAGTACCTGGAAAGCAAGGCCTACAAGATGCACATCCGGGTGCTGCTGTCCAAGTACCGCAGCTACACCCCGTGTCCGGTGTGCGCAGGCGCGCGGCTGAAAACCGAATCGCTGCTGTGGCGCGTGGGCAGCCGCGCCGATGCGGATGCGGTGTTGGCAGGCGCCACCACCCGGTTCATGCCCCAGGGCGTAGCCTGGACGCGCGAGCAGCTCGACGCGCTGCCTGGCCTGTGCCTGCACGACCTGATGCTGCTGCCCATCGACCGCCTACGGCAGTTCTTCGATCGCCTGTCTGCTTCAGAAAACATAGCTGCCGGCGCTGATGGTGCGGGCGCTGAAGGCCGATTGGATTCAGATTCTGCCGACGCCAAGGCGCTCAAGCTGATCCTGGAAGAAATCACCACCCGCATCCGCTACCTGTGCGACGTGGGCATTGGCTACCTCACGCTCGACCGGCAAAGCCGCACGCTGAGCGGCGGCGAGGTCCAGCGCATCAACCTCACCACCGCACTCGGCACCAGCCTGGTCAATACGCTGTTCGTACTGGACGAGCCCAGCATCGGCCTGCACCCGCGCGACATGGACCGCATCACCGAAGCCATGCAGCGCCTGAAACGGGCGGGCAACACGCTGGTGGTGGTCGAGCACGACCCGGCAGTCATGCTGGCCGCCGACCGCGTGCTGGATTTCGGCCCGGGGCCTGGCGCTGCGGGCGGCCGTATCGTGTTCGACGGCACGCCCGCCGAACTGCGCCGCGCCGACACGCTGACCGGTGCCTACCTGGGCGGGCGTCGCACCATCGGCAGCGGCAGCGCCCGCCCGGTGGCCGACAACACCCCGCGCCTGATCCTGGAAGGCGCCAGCGCACACAACCTGCGCCACGTCGACGTGGCCTTTCCGCTGCAGCGCCTGGTCACGGTGACGGGCGTTTCGGGCTCGGGCAAGTCTTCGCTGATCCAGGACGTACTGGCGCCCGCGCTGCTGCGCCACTTTGGCCGCGCTACCGAAACACCCGGCGCGCACGACCGGCTGCTGGGCACCGACTATTTGAGTGACGTGGTGTTCGTCGACCAGTCGCCCATCGGCAAGACGGCACGGTCCAACCCCGTCAGCTACGTGGGCGCGTGGGACCCGATCCGCAGCCTGTTCGCCAACGCGCCGCTGTCGCGCCAGCGCGGCTACACCTCGGCCAAGTTCAGCTTCAACAGCGGCGACGGGCGCTGCCCCACCTGCGGCGGCTCGGGCTTCGAGCACGTCGAGATGCAGTTCCTCAGCGACGTGTACCTGCGTTGCCCCGACTGCGACGGCAAGCGCTACCGCCCCGAGATTCTGGAAGTGCGCATCGAACGCCAGGCCGTGGGCGCGCCCGAATACCAGCGCGCGCGCCACCTGAACGTGGCCGACGTGCTGGACCTCACCGTCGCCGAAGCCGTGCAGCTGTTCGCGCACGACCGCGAGGTGATTCGCGCGCTGCAGCCCATCGTCGATGTCGGCCTGGACTACGTGAAGCTGGGCCAGCCCGTGCCCACGCTGAGTGGCGGCGAGGCGCAGCGGCTGAAGCTGGCGGGCTTCCTGGCCGACGCAGCCAAGTCGCAGACCGCCAGCCGCCAGCCCGCTGCGCGCAAGGGCACGCTGTTCCTGTTTGACGAGCCCACCACCGGCCTGCACTTTGACGACATCGCCAAGCTGATGCGTGCCTTCCGCAAGCTGCTGGATGCGGGGCATTCGCTGATCGTGATCGAGCACAACCTGGACGTGATGCGCGCCAGCGACTGGCTGATCGACCTGGGCCCCGAAGGCGGCGAGGGCGGTGGCACCGTGGTGGCCCAAGGCACGCCCGCCGAGGTGGCGCTGCACCCCACGTCGCACACCGGCGCGGCCCTGCGCGCGTACGCCCAGGCGCTGGGCGAGGGCAGCGCGCTGGACTTGCGCGAACCCGAGGTGCTATATAAAACAGAGCTGCTGGCGCAGATGGGGCGTGCGCCAGAGGCTAAAAATGCCATTGAGATCGTCCACGCGCGCGAGCACAACCTGAAGAACCTCAGCGTGGACATTCCGCGCGGCAAGTTCAACGTGATCACCGGCGTCAGCGGATCGGGCAAATCCACGCTGGCGTTCGACATCCTCTTCAACGAAGGGCAGCGCCGCTACCTGGAAAGCCTGAACGCCTACGCGCGCAGCATCGTGCAACCGGCGGGGCGGCCCGAGGTGGATGCGGTGTACGGCATTCCACCCACGGTGGCGATCGAGCAGCGCCTGTCGCGCGGCGGCCGCAAGAGCACGGTGGGCACCACCACCGAGGTGTGGCATTTCTTGCGCCTGCTGTACGTCAAGCTGGGCGTGCAGCACTGCGTGCACGACGACGCGCCGGTGCAGCCGCAAACGCCCGACCGCATTGCCGCGCAGATCCTGTCGCGCTACAAAGGCCAGGTCATCGGGCTGCTGGCGCCGCTGGTGGTGGGGCGCAAGGGCGTGTATACCGAGCTGGCCGACTGGGCGCGCCCGCGCGGCTTTACCCACCTGCGGGTGGATGGCGACTTTCTGCCCACCACGGGCTTCCCGCGCATCGACCGCTTCAAAGAGCACACGATCGAGCTGCCGGTGATGAGCCTGACGGTGTCGCCCGGCAACGAGGCGCAGCTGCGCGAATCGCTGACGCGCGCGCTGGAGCACGGCAAAGGCGTGGTGCACGTGCTGAGCGACATCACCGGCCTGCGCCACGCCATGGACACGGGCGCGTCCACCGCGCAGATTGGCAAGGTGGAGGTGTTTTCCACCAAGCGCGCCTGCCCGATCTGCGCCACCAGCTATGCCGAGCTGGACCCGCGCCTGTTCAGCTACAACAGCAAGCACGGCTGGTGCCCCGACTGCGTGGGCACGGGCGTCAAGCTGACCCGTGACCAGCGCAAGGCGCTGGACGATTCGGTGCTGGCGGCCGACCAGAAAGGGCGCGAGCAGACCTTCGCCGAACCCGATGTGGAGGACGTGGGCCACGCCGTCTGCCCCACCTGCCAGGGCACGCGCCTGAACCCGATTGCGCGCCACGTGCGGCTGGAGCCGGGCCACGTCGATGGCGTGGCCATCACCGACCTGGCGCGCCTGTCGGTGCACGACTTGCGCACCTGGTTTGACGGCCTGGCGCTGCAGGGGCGTGATGCTGACATTGCGCGCGACCTACTGCCCGAGATCAAGAGCCGGCTGGAATTCCTCGAGCAGGTGGGCCTGGGCTACCTCACGCTGGACCGCGGCGCGCCCACCCTCAGTGGCGGTGAGGCGCAGCGCATCCGCCTGGCGGCGCAGCTGGGCAGCAACCTGCAGGGCGTGTGCTACGTGCTGGACGAGCCGACCATCGGCCTGCACGCGCGCGACAACCGCATCCTGCTGGACGCGCTGCACACGCTGTCCAGCAAAGGCAACACGCTGGTGGTGGTGGAGCACGACGAAGACACCATCCGCCGCGCAGAACACGTGATCGACATCGGCCCTGGCGCGGGCGTGCGCGGTGGCCATCTGGTGGCCGAAGGCACCGTCGCCGACGTAGAGGCCGCGCCCGACTCGGCCACCGGCCGCTACCTGCGCCACGCCATGCGCCACCCGATGCATGCACGCAGACCCGTTGAAGCAGACGGGCCGTGGCTCAAGCTGCGCGGCGCCTACCTGCACAACCTGAAGGACGTGGATGTGGATGTGCCGCTCAAGCGCCTGGTGGCGGTGACGGGCGTGTCCGGCTCAGGCAAATCCACCCTGGCGCGCGACGTGCTGCTGGCCAGCGTGCAGCGCTTCGTGCGGCAGGAAATGAAAGGAAAAAAGGCCGCCAGCGCAAGCGCAACCAGCGTCGGCAGCTATGAAATCAATAGTCATGGCCTGATTGGCTGCACCGGCCTGGAAGGCTTTGGCCAGATCGACCGCGTGCTGGAGGTGGACCAGACGCCCATCGGCAAAACGCCGCGCAGCTGCCCAGCCACCTACATCGGTTTCTGGGACACGGTGCGCAAGCTGTTTGCCGACACGCTCGAAGCCAAGGCGCGCGGCTACGGGCCGGGTCGCTTCAGTTTCAACACCGGCGAAGGCCGTTGCCCATCGTGCGAAGGGCAGGGCGTGCGCACGATCGAGATGAGCTTTCTGCCCGACGTGAAGGTGCCGTGCGAGGTGTGCCACGGCGCGCGCTTCAACCCCGAGACGCTGGCCGTTACCTGGCGCGGCAAGAACGTGGGCGACGTGCTGCAGATGGAGGTGGACGACGCGGTGGACTTCTTCGCCAGCATGCCCGCCATCAGCCATCCGCTGCAGCTGCTCAAAGACGTGGGCCTGGGCTACCTGACGCTGGGCCAGCCCAGCCCCACGCTCTCTGGCGGCGAGGCGCAGCGCATCAAGCTGGTGACCGAACTCAGCAAGGTGCGCGACGACATCACCCGCCGTGGCCAGAAGGCACCGCACACCCTGTACGTGCTGGACGAGCCCACGGTGGGCCTGCACATGCAGGACGTGGAAAAACTCATCCACGTGCTGCACCGCCTGGTGGACGGCGGCCACAGCGTGGTAGTGATCGAACACGACCTGGATCTGATCGCCGAGGCCGACTGGATCATCGACATGGGCCCCGAAGGCGGCGAAGGCGGTGGCCGCCTGGTGGCCGCAGGCACGCCGGAAGACGTGGTGCGCGCCGGCACGCACACGGGCGTGGCGCTGGCGCCGGTGCTGGCGCGCGGCTGA